The following coding sequences are from one Culex quinquefasciatus strain JHB chromosome 1, VPISU_Cqui_1.0_pri_paternal, whole genome shotgun sequence window:
- the LOC6032668 gene encoding mitochondrial arginine transporter BAC2 has translation MQLITCDFISGCFGGGCGVLLGHPLDTIKTWQQFSNLRIRTSMYKIVTCHIGIRGFYRGMFFPLITSGALNSVVFAVYGQHLRNLQGLCKSRSMREREWRAHVMFAGSVAGATQVMFGCPVEIVKVRLQTLQYVGHPWLCLRDIIVREGIWGLYRGITPMMWRDVLPYGVYMLVYEYMIAIEKRLHHIRQDQKAGTIGSPYEASLVATAGALAGVVSWMFIVPFDVVKTVMQSETDPTVHKSMMHCFRMLVRRYGWRSLFRGSIMIIARAAPVNSATFLGYEWCLGKCHQYFTIDRT, from the exons ATGCAATTGATAACGTGTGACTTCATTTCCGGCTGCTTCGGAG GTGGCTGCGGCGTACTGCTCGGACATCCGCTGGATACGATCAAAACTTGGCAGCAGTTCTCCAACCTCCGCATCCGAACCTCCATGTACAAGATTGTTACGTGTCACATCGGG ATAAGAGGCTTCTACCGAGGGATGTTCTTTCCACTAATAACAAGCGGTGCCCTCAATTCCGTCGTCTTCGCCGTCTATGGCCAGCACTTGAGAAACCTGCAAGGATT GTGCAAATCGAGGAGCATGCGTGAGCGGGAGTGGCGAGCGCACGTCATGTTTGCCGGATCGGTGGCCGGTGCGACACAGGTCATGTTTGGCTGTCCCGTCGAGATTGTAAAAGTGAGGCTACAAACGTTGCAGT ACGTCGGTCATCCGTGGCTCTGCCTGCGGGACATAATCGTCCGCGAGGGCATCTGGGGCTTGTACCGCGGAATAACCCCCATGATGTGGCGGGACGTGCTCCCGTACGGCGTTTACATGCTCGTGTACGAGTACATGATTGCGATTGAGAAACGGTTGCACCATATACGGCAGGACCAGAAGGCCGGAACCATCGGGAGCCCGTACGAGGCATCGTTGGTTGCGACGGCCGGAGCGTTGGCGGGAGTGGTTTCGTGGATGTTTATTGTGCCCTTTGACGTGGTCAAGACGGTCATGCAGTCGGAAACGGACCCCACGGTGCACAAGAGCATGATGCACTGCTTTCGGATGTTGGTGAGG CGGTACGGCTGGCGGTCACTGTTCCGGGGCAGCATCATGATCATCGCTCGAGCGGCACCGGTCAACTCGGCCACCTTCCTGGGCTACGAGTGGTGCCTGGGGAAGTGTCACCAGTACTTTACAATTGATAGaacgtaa